The Caulobacter sp. 73W region CTGGCCAAGGTCGACGCCGACGTGCGCATCGAACTTGGACAAGAGGCCGACCTCCTGCTGCGGGCGCAGTTTGATCACGGCGTGGACGTCGTTCTCGACTTTCTGTGGGGCGAGCCGGCCAAGCGTCTGATCACCGCGGCGACCCAACAGCGGGCCTCTCGAACGGGCGAGCCTCGCCTGCGCTATGTTCAGCTTGGCTCAATCGCTGGAGACGAGATCGCTCTTCGCGCCGACAGCCTGCGCGGGTCGGGTCTTGAGTTGCTGGGCAGCGGGATCGGCAGCGTGTCGATCGGCGAGCTTATCGCCGGCGCCGCCGAACTGATGGCGCAGGCGGCCGCAAGCTCCTTCGAGGCGCCGGTGGAGTTGCTGCCGTTGCAGGATGTGGCGAAGGCCTGGGGCGGACCGGACGGCGTCCGCTACCTGCTCTCTATGGTCTGACGCCAGGCAAGGGAGCGGCCCAAGGCCGCAAGGCCCTCAACCTTGCGCCTAGCGCGCCTTGGGCCGCTCCCGGAAGAACACCATGCCGCCATGGTGCAGTTCGTCATCGGAGACGAACACGCCATCAGCGGTGAACCCGGTGTCGTCCCAGTAATCGATATGGCTCCCTCTGACCTCATAGCGGCCCAGATAGGCGCTTCTGCGCGCGCCTCGCGCTTCGTCATAGCGGCCGTTGGCCAGCAGCTCCTGACGGATCTGGCCATCGGCCGTCACCCACATGCCGACATAGGGGTGTTGCGTCATGAGGCGTCCTTTTTCGGTCTGGTTGGCGCGAGGCGCGTCGGGTGGCGTCCCGTAGAGCGGGGCGATGATGACGGCGCCGGCCAATAGGGCGGCGATCCAATTTGGCCGTGTCATGGGAGCGAAAGGGGCGGGGCGGGCACGCGGCGCAACACGTCGTCATAGGCGGGCAGGTCGAGGAAGGCGGTGACCTCGACAGCCTTGCCGTCCTGAAGGCGGAAGATCCACACATAGTCGTTCTGGTAGGGCTTGCCGTCGCCAGCCATCCCTTCGCCGGACCAGTTGACGATGACATGCTCGCCTTCGGCCCAGACCCGCTTGGCGATCGGTCGCACCGGCCTTTGCATTCTGTCGGCGAAGGGCTGCACGGCGCGAACCACAAAGTCGTCGAGGCCACGGTAGACGCCCGCGCTTGGGCCGGATCCCTCGATGGTCCAAATCACCTGGAGCGAAAGAACCTCAGTGAAGAAGTCACCCTGGCCGACCGACCAGCGATCGAACGCGGATGACACGATGGTGCGATTGGACTGGGCTTGGGACGGGCCTTGAGCCTGCTCGGCGGCTTTGAGCGACGCGGGGGCGGCCAGACCCGCAACCGTGCCGATGGCGAGCGTTCTCAGCTTTGTCATGGCGTAGACTCCACTAGATAGGAGGGCGGGCGACGGCTTGCTCCGGCCGCTCAGAAGCAGGGCGTGCCTGGGCTGCGCACGATTATCGGCGATTGCGGGCGCTTGGCCTTGCCTGCTTGTCGCCAGCCATTGCCCGATCGTCCGCAAGTGCAGCGCGCGATGGGCGGCCTTGGCGAAGTGATCGGGTGTTTTTGCGTGAGGTGAAGGCGACGGCCGCCCAAAACAAAAACGCCCCGAGGATGACCTCGGGGCGTTCGTGATGCTCAGATGAAGCGCTGAAATCTAGCGGCGGTCGCCAGGGCGGTTGCCGGGGCGCCGTCCTGATCGTCGCGGGGCAGCATGCCGCCGCGGCCGACGTTGCCGAGCAGCTGTTCGAGGACGGTCAGCTCGCGGCCGCGGGTTGGGGTCTCCCGGTCGGCGTAGTTGATCACCTTGCCGTCGCGAAGTGTGTAGGTCTTCACGCCGGCGACCTTTTCGTCGGCCTGGGCGAAGGTGATGGCGACCACGTCGCGCTTGACGACGCGTGGGCGATAGAAGGCCACGCGGTCGGTCACCTGGGTCATGTAGTACCAGGTGTTGTTGTCGAAGGTGCCGGTGGCCGAGGGCGAGCCCAGCTTGCCCATGACCGTCGACTTGGTGTCCTCGCCGACCTTCACGTCCTTGGGCTGCTCTTCGACCGCCTGGAAGCCCGAATAGGCGGTCAGCGGCGTGCACGCGCCCGTAGCCAGAAGGGCGGCGGCGAGAGCGGCGATAGCGACGGGACGGGACATTCGGACTCCGAAGGCAGTGCGGACTTTGACCTATCGCCCGCGGGAGCTTAGTTCAATGCCTGCTTTAAAGCCCGACTGCGGGCGAAAACGAGGCGAAGCATGTTTCTCGAGCGGTTCTTCCCGCCAAGCCCCGCCAAAATCGCCGGCCGGCGTCTCTACGACTCGGCCGCCAAACAGGCGCGTTCGCCCAATCTGTACGCCGTAATGGGCGCGCCGGACACGCTGGAGGGCCGGTTCGAACTGTACAGCCTGCACGTGGCGCTGGTGGTCGAGCGTCTGCGCGGGCAGGGCGAGACCGCCGCTGAAGTGTCGCAGGCGACTTTCGACGCCTATGTGCGCGGCCTGGACGACGCCTTGCGCGAAATCGGCGTAGGCGATCTGTCGGTCGGCAAGAAGATGAAGAAGCTGGCCGCGGCCTTCTATGGCCGTCTGAAAGGCCTGGACGAGGTGATCGCGGCTCTGCCGGATCGCGCGCCGCTGGAAGCGCTGGTCGAACGCACGGTGGCTCCGGCCGAAGGCGGCGCGGCCCTGTCGGCCTATCTGCTGAAGGTGCGCGAGCACCTGGCGGCGCAGGACACGGACGCCCTGCTGGGCGGGGCCGTCAGCTGGCCGGAGGCGGCATGACCGCGGGTTGGCCCAAGAGCGTCACCCTGGGGGAAGTCTCGCGCGGCGTGGTCAGCCTTGAGCTGGCCGCCGACGAGGCGTCGCGCAAGAAGATCGCCAAGACCCTCGGCCTGGAAGCCCTGGGCAAGCTGGAAGCCAAGGTGAAACTGACCGCCTGGCTGGACGGCGCCGAG contains the following coding sequences:
- a CDS encoding Atu4866 domain-containing protein produces the protein MTQHPYVGMWVTADGQIRQELLANGRYDEARGARRSAYLGRYEVRGSHIDYWDDTGFTADGVFVSDDELHHGGMVFFRERPKAR
- a CDS encoding nuclear transport factor 2 family protein — encoded protein: MTKLRTLAIGTVAGLAAPASLKAAEQAQGPSQAQSNRTIVSSAFDRWSVGQGDFFTEVLSLQVIWTIEGSGPSAGVYRGLDDFVVRAVQPFADRMQRPVRPIAKRVWAEGEHVIVNWSGEGMAGDGKPYQNDYVWIFRLQDGKAVEVTAFLDLPAYDDVLRRVPAPPLSLP
- a CDS encoding ubiquinol-cytochrome C chaperone family protein, with the translated sequence MFLERFFPPSPAKIAGRRLYDSAAKQARSPNLYAVMGAPDTLEGRFELYSLHVALVVERLRGQGETAAEVSQATFDAYVRGLDDALREIGVGDLSVGKKMKKLAAAFYGRLKGLDEVIAALPDRAPLEALVERTVAPAEGGAALSAYLLKVREHLAAQDTDALLGGAVSWPEAA